A stretch of DNA from Chloroflexota bacterium:
GCGCTCGGCGATCTGGAGCTGGACGACAAGAAGTTCAAGCCGCGCTCGGTGCTGGCCGCCATCTCCGGGGCCAAGAACGAGTCGCTCTCGCCGGAGCGGTACGCCCGCAACGCCGAGGGGTACTTCGAGCAGACGGCGGCGCGCGTCTACACCCGCTATCAGGAGCTGCTGGACGAGAACCGCGCCCTCGACTTCGACGACCTGCTGGGCAAGACGCTGGAGCTGTTCAGCACCGTCCCGGAGGTGCTGGAGCAGTACCAGGACCGCTTCCCCTACCTGATGGTGGACGAGTTTCAGGACACCAACGTCGTCCAGTACGAGCTGGTCCGGCTGCTCGGGAAGAAGCACCGCAACGTCTGCATCGTGGGCGACGAGGATCAGTCGATCTACGGCTGGCGCAAGGCGGATGTCCGCAACCTCGAGCACTTCGAGCGCGACTTCCCCGAGTTGAAGACCGTCATGTTGGAGCAGAACTACCGCTCCACCCAGTCGGTCCTCGACGTGGCCAGCGCCGTGATCTCGCCGAACGAGGGCCGCAAGGCGAAGCAGCTCTGGACCGAGAATCCGCGCGGCCTGCCCGTTCACCTGCACGAGGCGTACGACGAGCGCGACGAAGCCCTGTACGTTGTCCGCGAGATCGAGAAGCTGCGCCGCGACGGTCATCGCTACGGCGACGTGGCCGTCACCTACCGCACCAACGCGCAGTCCCGCGCGCTGGAAGACGCCTTTGTGCGGTACGGCGTGCCGTACAAGCTGGTCGGTGGGACGCCCTTCTACCAGCGTCGCGAAGTCAAGGACGTGCTCGCCTACCTGCGGCTGATCGGCAACCCGGCCGATGGCCTGAGCTTCGAGCGGGTGGTGAACGTGCCGGCCCGTGGCATCGGCCAGAAGACCGTTGCCGATTTGCTCCACTGGGCGACGCGGCTGGGCGTCTCAGCGTTCCAGGCGGCGAAACTGGCGGCGGACGGCGTCGAGGACATCAACCATGAAGGCCGCATCGCGCCGGTGGTGCCGATGGCCGCGCGTCCCCGCGCGCTGATCGCCCGGTTCGTCGCGGTGATCGACGGAGCGCAGGAGCGGCTCAAGGACGCTACCCTCAGCGAGACCATCGAGTCGCTGCTGGAGCGGGTGGACTATCGCGGCCATCTCACCGATGGCACCGAGGAAGGCAACGACCGCTGGCAGAACATCCAGGAACTGGTGACGAAGCTCCACGACTATGACAACATGGAGGGCGAGACGGCGCTGCGCGCGTTCCTGGAAGAGGCAGCGCTGGTGCAGGCAGCCGACAGCCTGGAGTCCGCCGACACCGGCGCCGTGACGCTGATCACGCTCCACGCCGCCAAGGGCCTGGAGTTCCCGAACGTCTTCATCATCGGGCTGGAGGACGGCATCGCGCCGCACAGCCGCGCCATCGGGCCTGAAGGCTCGATGGATCAGCTTGCTGAGGAGCGCCGGCTGCTCTACGTCGGCGTGACCCGTGCCGAGAAGCGACTCTTCATGGTCTACGCGGCCGAGCGCACCCTCTACGGCGAACGCCGCGAGCAGATCCGCTCGATGTTTCTGGACGATGTGCCGGCACACCTGCTGACGCTGTCGTTCAGCCAGGCGAGCGGCGGCTCCCGCCAGCAGGCGCAGCGGTCGCTCGGCGGACGGTCGGACGGCTGGGGTCGGCGGGCGTCGTCAGGGTACGGCTCGCGTGGCGAGGCGGCGCGCTTCGACCGGAACCGTCAGCCAGCGCCGTTCAAGCCGTCGGCCATGCCCGGGCGCGGGACCGGCCAGGCTCCGCCACCGCCGCTGCCTCGGGGGTTGCGCCGCGATCCGTATGCCGATCTGGATGTTGGCGTCGGCGGCCGAGGAGACGGCTCATCGTTCGACGACCTCGGAGTCGGCGACGACACGCAGCCCGACCTCGGCTTCGACAGCGGGTCGCCGCCCCGTCGAGGCTCGCCGCCAGCGCCCCGCCTGCCAGCGTTCACGCCGGCCCGGGCCGCCGCCCCTGCGCCGAAGCGCAAGCCGCGGTTCGGGCGAGGCGAGCGGGTGCGGCACCCAGACTACGGCCCCGGCACGGTCGTGGTGTCGAGCTTCGCCGGCACGGAAGAACTGGTGCTGGTCAGCTTCGATCAGCGGCCCGACAAGCCGAAGAACCTCTCGCTCTCGATCCATCGCCTCGAACGAGCATGACGCCGCCCGCACCCGACCCGCTCCCATCTTTTGGCGACGTCCGCGTGGCCAGCCCCGACGACGGCGCGCCCGTCGGGCGTCACGAAGGCAGTGCCCACGGCCACCACGACGGCCGGCCGCGCATGGCCGAGGTGCTGCCGGCCTTGCGACGCGGCGCGCTGCGGTTCGCCAGCGGCGGACTCCTGCCCGTCGTGTCCTTCTACATCGCGTTCCGTATGTACGGCCCGGTCGTCGGCATTCTGACGGGCATGGTCGTCTCACTTACGGCGCTCTCGATCCAGGCGTACCGGCTTCGACGCCTCGATCCCATCGTGCTGGCGCCGATGATCCTGATTCTGGTGCAGGGTACACTCGCCAGCCTGACCGGCTCGGTCCAGCTCTACCTGGCTGCGCCGGCGCTTGAAGCGATTGTCTGGGGCGTCGTGCTGCTGGGGTCGGCGCTGCTCAGGCGGCCCCTGGTGCCGATGATCGCCCGCGAGCTCGGGGTCGTGCCGGCCCGGTTCGCCAGCCACAGCGGCCTGCAACAGTCGCTCGGCCTGCTCACGGTGGGCTGGGGCATCGCAGCGTTCCTGAAGGCCGGCTTGCGGCTCTGGCTGCTGACCTGGCTGGATGTCGAGGCGTTCCTGGTGGCCGTCACGGTCGGGATCGCCGCCATCAACGTCGTGATGCTGAGCGTCTCAATCGGGCTGCCGTTGCTGATGGTGCGCCGTCCGGCGGCGGCCCGGCCCGCCTGACGCTCAGCGCCCGGCCGGCCGGGCGCGCTATGGCGACGCTCGGCCGCCCGTCAGGATCTCGGCAACCTCGGTGACCACCTGCGTGATGTAGAACGGCTTCGAGATCACGCGCGCCACCCGGCGGCGCAGCGGCGCGTCCAATTCTCGGGTGTAGGCTGAGATCACGAGGATCGGGATCTCGCCCGTCTGCTCGTCGTCCTGCAGCTCTTTGACGATGGCCCACCCATCTTTGCCGGGCAACGCCAGGTCGAGCGTGATGAGCATCGGGCGCAGCCTGCGAACGGTCTCGACGACGTCGCGGCCATTCTCAAGCGAGACGACGCGGTAGCCTTCAGCTTCGAGGACGAGTCCGAGCAGCTCGCGAATCTCGTCGCTGTCCTCGACGACAAGGATGCACTTCTCGTCGTCGTTCGGGTGAGACTCTGTAGGCGGGTGGTGACTAGTCATGCATGATCGTCCGAAGGGGAATCCGATCACCCTGACGAGCAAGAATCAGGCCGCCCCTGGCGGGCGGCCTGATCCAGATCACGACTAGCTGCGGAACATGAACTCGACGCGCTCGGGGCGGGAATCGACCAGCTCAAGCTCGCTGCCACGCTGCGTGAGCAACACGCGCGAAAGCTGATTGCCCAGCTCGTGCGTCACCTGGAAGGTGAGCTGCCGCTCGTCAAAGTCGGCCACGCGGACCTCACGCACCTCAGACATCGCCTTGAGCGAGCGCTCGAGCGCGAGCGCGGCCTGGAAGTTCGGCACGGCCTGGAAGATCAGCGTCTGGGTGACCGGGCCGGACGGCGCAGACTCGGCAGCAGCGGCCGAAGGCGCTTCGTGCGGGATCGCCGCGTGCACCGCCGTCGGCACGTTGGAGAGGGTATCCTCGTCCTCCTCCTCGTCGTCGCCGAAGCCGGCCGATGGAACAGCCGTGACGCCCTGCGCGTCGATCTCGTCCTCGGTCTCCTCTTCCTCATCCCCATCAATGGCAAGATCGTCCTTGAACCACGACGACGAGCCGGACGACGGGACAGACTGGATCGGCACGACTGGCGGCGGCGCCGGCGCAGCGGCGAACGGAGCAACCTCCGGCTCGTCGCGATCGTCCTCCTCGACCTCAGTCTCAGACTCGGCCTCAATGGGCCGTCGCGTCTCCAGCAGGGGCCGAGCGGCCACCGGGAGGCTCTCCGGCTCGTCCGGCTCGTCCGGCGCGACGGGCGACTCCGGCGTAGCGGCGGACGGAGGCGGGGGCGACGGCGGGGCGCTCGCGGCGGCTGCCCCGGCCAGCCCGGCCGCGCCGAGACCGGCGGCGGCAACACCCGTCCCCGGCTGGGACAGCAGTCGTCCGACCCGGTCGGACAGGCCACGCAGGCGTCCCTGAGCGTCGTGCGAGCCGCCGACTTCCGACGATGATGCGGGTGCTCTGGCAGCCGCTCGCTCGTGTGCCTCGGCGACGATGGCCTCAGCCCGCGACTCGGCCTCAGAGACGATCAAGTCGGCGCGCCGCCTGGCCGCCGCGCGGATCGACTCGGCATCGCGCTCGGCCTCGGCTCGCGCCTCGCGGATCTCCGCCTCGACGCCTTCGATGTCGGTCTGGAGGGCGGCGACCCGCTCCTCGCGCGCCGTGTTTTCGCCGGCCCGCTCCTGATCGAGAGCCGCGCGCTCCTCGTCCAGGGCGCTGAATAGCTGCGTGCCGCGCTCCTCGATGGATCGCACTGCGCCAAGGGCCTGTTCACGGGCGGCTTCGAGCGCATCCGTCAAGTCGCGCTGAATCGAGGCGACGAGCTCGGTGAGCCCCGCGCGCCACTCCGTTTCTGACGGCGAAGCCTCTGCGCCGGCCGCATCAGCATCGCCGGACCGGGTGATCCGCATGGGCTCGTCCACGATCACGCTCCTTTGTCGAAATGCACCTGGGGGGCGCCCAGGTCTGCGCTGAGGTGCATCTTCATCAACGAAGACGGGTCGGCCGGAGTGCCCGGCCCGTCACTTCTCACGATATCACCGGAGGATAGCCCGAACGACGCCATCGTAGGCACTGTCCGCCATCCGGGCATGCTTACCGCGCCGTCCTCGCCTTGATCAGCGATGCGGCGACCTTTCCACTCTCGCTGGAGAACGCCTTCACTGGCCCAAAGACGGCATCGCGGACCGGCCCGCTGCCCAGGAGCGGCCAGAACGTGAAACCGATCAGGGCCGCCGCCACCCCCCACAGGCCGGCACGCTGCGCGACGCCCGGCCCGACAGCCACCGCGCTCCGCAGACGGGCGGCCACGCGCGGCGGAATTTGATGGGTGGCGGCCGGGGCCTGCGAGGCCACGCCGTGCGTCTCGTGCGGCGCATCGACCCCCGTGAGCGACAGCATGTGCCGCACCAGACGACCGGTCTGATCGATGGTCGCATCCTCAGGCTGGTACACATCCAGTTCGTGGTCGAAGCCACCGGAGGCCGCCGTCAGTCTGGAGCGGACAAAGATGACCGGCGTCGTGGCCTGGCCATCGGCCGGCCGCAACACCTCGTACAACTGCATCAGCAGCCGCCCGGTCACGCCGCGATCCAGCAGCACAGCCTGTGCACCACGGGTCACGCTCAGGCCCGCCCGCAGGGCCACCCACACCGATGCCTCTGGCAACGAGAGCACGATCATCCCGCTCAGCCGGGCCTTCAGCTGCGCCGAGTAGCGATCGTCGTCCGTCACCAGCAGCACGCGCGGCCGAATGGTGATTCCGTCGCGCATGGACATGATCTCCGCTCCCATGAGTCTCCGCGACACGTTGAGCCTGCGTGCGCCCATCGTCACTCTGGACACCACCAGCAGCACGCACCCAAACAGTGCGAGACGCTCTGCCACATCGAACGGGCGGTGGCATACGGGGTTGCACACCAGGGTCCTGTTATGTCGCCTGTGCGCGAAACCCGCCGGAGATCGGCGAAATGTGCGGCGAATCTCGGCCGGCGCTCAGGAGACCCTGGCTACCGCCGTGCCAACGGCAAAGCGGCGGGCCAGCGGCACAGCGTCGAACTGGAGCAGCGCAGCGGGACTCGGGCTGGCGGTCGGCGCGTTCGTCGGCGTCGCGGGTGCAGACTGCGGCGGCGCGGCCATCGGCAGCGAGAACGTCTGCGGACGAATGAACGCCAGCAGGCCGCCGAGGATCAGCAGCACCATCCCGATGCGGAACAGCATGACGTCGAGCCGCCGCCGCGAGCGCGGCGGCCCGTCTGCGACGGCCGGTGTGGCAACAACCGGGCCGCCAGCGACGCCGACAAGCTCGGGAGTCCGATGTTCGCCGGACTGCTCCGGAGTCGGGGCTGAAGGCATCACGTCGTCTGACAGGACGCCGGCCGGCTGAGCCTCACCCTCCTGGTCCAGCGCATCCACGTCCGGAGCAGGCTCGGACGCATCGTCGGCCACGCCAGCTTCGGCATCGGCGTCGGCCACCATCTCGATGACCTGCGCCGCCACGCCGAGCGGAGATGGCTGTCCTGGCAGGAAGTAGTCCGTGCCATCGGACTCCCCAGCCTCGCCGACGAACAGCACCTTGACCCGGGGGCCGTCCAGCTCGCCGCGGACCAGGCTGTTGAGGCGCATCAGGAAAACACGTGGCAGCCCGTAGTCCAACACCAGCACCGATGGACGCAGCTTCGTGAGGATCTCCTCGGCCTCGTCGATGTCGAGCGTGGCACGGGTCGGGACATCGGCCAGATGCAGCGTACGCGCATACAGGTCGAGGCGTGCCTGGTCGACAGCAACGACGACGGCGCGCGGCTGCAGTTCGAGGGCGGCCGGCTGCGGGTCGCTGGTGTCCTGCTCGGACCCGGTCACGTGACTACCGCGCGCCAACGGGCGATGAGCGCCAGCGCGCTACGAGAATGTGCCATGACTGCTCCCAAGCTGGCCTGCGGCGATTGTATCATCGCCATCCGGCGTGGCCGCCGGTGGGCCGGCGTTTCGGTCTGATTCCGTAACGAGACGGGGCGCGGCCGGTGCCGTCACACGCACGTATCCTGCCAGGATGACCAGCAGGCCCAGCACCATCGGGCCGTACAGATAGTGGTGGCCAAAGCGTGTCAGGCTCGCGCCGCTGGCGACAATGAGCGTGCCCAGTCCGATGAGAAAGACGCCGAACGCGCGGCTGCCCTGCCCGCGCGACCACTGGGCATACGCCGAGCCGAATGTGCCGAGCAGCACGACCATCGTCCCAAGCACGTTGATGGTCAGCGCCAGCGCCCGAACCGGCGCCTCCTTCGGCAGTGCCTCCCAGCCGAGCGTCCGCGCCAGCTCGGGATCGACCGGCGTCCGCAGCACGAAGAAGACCATCGACAGCGACTGAATCAGCACCACGCCCAGGGCCACCAGGGCGATGGGACGCGGGACCAGCAGCACGAGCGCGCCAAGGGCGAGAAACCCGACGGACATCGAGGCACCGGCCAGGTAGTAGAGCCGCACGAGTGCCGGGGTCCAGCCGAGGAGGTTGGCGTAGGTCTCCGCGCC
This window harbors:
- a CDS encoding UvrD-helicase domain-containing protein codes for the protein MVDWLDTLNPAQRLAVTTTDGPLLIVAGPGSGKTRVIVHRIAYLVERAGVAPWNILAVTFTNKAAREMRERLDNLLSERQIRALTVGTFHSTCARWLRQDGEAIDLDRRFTIYDDGDQLDLVKRALGDLELDDKKFKPRSVLAAISGAKNESLSPERYARNAEGYFEQTAARVYTRYQELLDENRALDFDDLLGKTLELFSTVPEVLEQYQDRFPYLMVDEFQDTNVVQYELVRLLGKKHRNVCIVGDEDQSIYGWRKADVRNLEHFERDFPELKTVMLEQNYRSTQSVLDVASAVISPNEGRKAKQLWTENPRGLPVHLHEAYDERDEALYVVREIEKLRRDGHRYGDVAVTYRTNAQSRALEDAFVRYGVPYKLVGGTPFYQRREVKDVLAYLRLIGNPADGLSFERVVNVPARGIGQKTVADLLHWATRLGVSAFQAAKLAADGVEDINHEGRIAPVVPMAARPRALIARFVAVIDGAQERLKDATLSETIESLLERVDYRGHLTDGTEEGNDRWQNIQELVTKLHDYDNMEGETALRAFLEEAALVQAADSLESADTGAVTLITLHAAKGLEFPNVFIIGLEDGIAPHSRAIGPEGSMDQLAEERRLLYVGVTRAEKRLFMVYAAERTLYGERREQIRSMFLDDVPAHLLTLSFSQASGGSRQQAQRSLGGRSDGWGRRASSGYGSRGEAARFDRNRQPAPFKPSAMPGRGTGQAPPPPLPRGLRRDPYADLDVGVGGRGDGSSFDDLGVGDDTQPDLGFDSGSPPRRGSPPAPRLPAFTPARAAAPAPKRKPRFGRGERVRHPDYGPGTVVVSSFAGTEELVLVSFDQRPDKPKNLSLSIHRLERA
- a CDS encoding response regulator is translated as MTSHHPPTESHPNDDEKCILVVEDSDEIRELLGLVLEAEGYRVVSLENGRDVVETVRRLRPMLITLDLALPGKDGWAIVKELQDDEQTGEIPILVISAYTRELDAPLRRRVARVISKPFYITQVVTEVAEILTGGRASP